The Heptranchias perlo isolate sHepPer1 unplaced genomic scaffold, sHepPer1.hap1 HAP1_SCAFFOLD_50, whole genome shotgun sequence genome contains a region encoding:
- the LOC137313996 gene encoding NACHT, LRR and PYD domains-containing protein 12-like isoform X2, protein MNIGRGLSEIPSHLNDVQQKHKETLRVQTETLRVNTILTKEKVKIFQLVNLYTELTVISTVLDRTLVEHELLARGRDHEEWRKKHLRRELEKIRNDQLFQSSFSRRKSKSGSSAAVSGVAGIGKTTMVQKIVHDWATGKVYPHFQFVFSFRFRDLNAINCRINLRNLILDLYPYFGNILGELWKNPE, encoded by the exons atgaacatcggacgaggtttatctgaaatacccagtcacctgaatg atgttcaacagaaacacaaggaaacactccgggtccaaactgaaacactgagagtgaacacgatcctaacaaaggagaaggttaagattttccagctggtcaatctATACACTGAACTAACGGTCATTTCCACTGTTCTTGATCGGACACTTGtcgaacatgaactgctggcaagaggccgagaccatgaagagtggagaaagaaacatctccggagagaactggaaaaaatccgaaatGATCAactgttccagagcagtttttcccggagaaaatccaaatctgggagttcagcagcagtgagcggagtcgcggggattggaaaaacaacaatggtacaaaagattgttcatgactgggccactgggaaagtatacccacactttcaatttgttttcagcttTAGGTTCCGGGATTTGAATgctattaactgtagaataaacctgaggaatctgatactggatctgtatccttactttggaAATATTCTGGGAGaactctggaagaacccagagtgA